ATGCAAGACTTTTCTCCCAATGCGACCCTATTGGTTTTAGCTTCAGAAACCTATGATCCCAATGATTATATTTATGAGGAGCCACATTCCAATGATTGAATACGAAAATCTCCACAAGAGCAATCAAAAACTTTTTGCAGAATATATACAGGGCTTTGAAGACTTTTTGCAAAAAGGGTGGTTTATTTTGGGAGATGAAGTCAAAAAATTTGAAGAAGAGTTTGCACAAAGTGTTGGAAGCAAACACTGTATCGGAGTGGCATCTGGCCTTGATGCAATGATTTTATCCATTGATGCCCTAGAATTTGAAAAAGGATCAGAAATTCTCGTCCCTTCCAATACCTACATTGCCACTATTATGGCAATCATAAAAGCAGGGATGAAACCTATCTTAGTCGAACCCAATCTTGCGACATACAATATTGATCCACATAAAATTGAAGAGAAAATCACCCCACACACAAAAGCAATTCTTGTTGTGCATCTCTATGGAAAAGCCTGTCAAATGGATCAGATTCAAAAGCTTTGTAACCAATATCATCTTGCTTTGATTGAAGATTGTGCTCAAGCACATGGTGCAAAATACAAAAATCACCAAGTTGGAAATTTTGGAATTGGTTGCTTTAGCTTCTATCCAACAAAAAATCTTGGTGCGCTAGGAGATGGAGGAGCTATCACAACAAATGATGATGCTTTGGCCAAAAAACTTAGAGCCTTGCGAAACTATGGTTCCCATCAAAAATA
The DNA window shown above is from Helicobacter kayseriensis and carries:
- a CDS encoding DegT/DnrJ/EryC1/StrS family aminotransferase → MIEYENLHKSNQKLFAEYIQGFEDFLQKGWFILGDEVKKFEEEFAQSVGSKHCIGVASGLDAMILSIDALEFEKGSEILVPSNTYIATIMAIIKAGMKPILVEPNLATYNIDPHKIEEKITPHTKAILVVHLYGKACQMDQIQKLCNQYHLALIEDCAQAHGAKYKNHQVGNFGIGCFSFYPTKNLGALGDGGAITTNDDALAKKLRALRNYGSHQKYINQYLGYNSRLDELQAVFLRKKLHILDQITSHKRKLASLYLQGLSREKYILPHIHKDHFDVYHIFNIRHPKRDQLRQYLLQEGIQTEIHYPIPPHKQESMHKFLSGEYPISEEIHQTTLSLPISFFHTEEDILRVIDKLNRWNA